The sequence below is a genomic window from Nostoc flagelliforme CCNUN1.
AGGGCAATTCCTGTGTTTCCAGAGGTAGGTTCTACCAATACTGTCTTCCCAGGAGTAATCAGCCCTTCTTCTTCGGCGGCGTTAATCATACTCACCCCAATCCGATCTTTGACTGATGCCGATGGGTTCATACTTTCCAGTTTCACCACAATTTTTGCAACACATCCTTCTGTTTGGGGAATGCGGTTCAACTGCACTAGGGGTGTACGACCAACCAGTTCTGTAATGTTACGAGCAATTTGCATAATTTAGCCCTTAGTTATTAGTCAAAAGTCATTTGTCATTAGTTAATAGTCATTGGTAAGTCCAGTCCCAATACAGTTCAGTTAAGCATTTCTTCTTGGATTTTAGATTTTTCCTCTTCTGCCTTCTACCCCTTGCCTTTCTTTGTAACTTTATACCGCCAACTTCTATTAGAAAAGCTCGCTCATAAAAAGTTGCTCACAGCGTAAGATTAGAAGTTTGTCGCTGGTAGGGTATGAGGACAGTTCGCGGGAAACGCGCCTTCAACAGCGTACTTTGTGATTTTATTGCTGTCCTAAGCTCCCTGTCCGTTGCTATAAAACCCGTCATAACTTATAACTCATAACTGCTAACTTTTATATTATACTCCGGTGAACTACTGGGGTTTATTCGTTGTTGCTACCGACAACAAAAATCCCCACCTGATGGCGGGGAACAATAGAGTTCAAAATTGTCGGTGGATAGTCAACACTCTAGAAGGTGAAAGTTGTTCTGAGCGTACCGATAATAGCATCATCGTTCTCGCTGTTTTGACCAGGAGAGGTCAACCAGATGACACCAGGGGTAACAGAGATGTTATCCGACACGCGATACTTGTAGAAGCCTTCAAATTGATAAGGTATATCATTACCAACAACACCAGCAGGTAAACCTGTCCGGTTAAAGGAATAGGGCTGTGCACCAGCAAAGAAACCTAGAACGTTACCCTGTTTACCAAAGTCAGCTAAAGCAACCCCAGCGCCGTATGACCAAGCTTCATAATCATCATCTGCACCAAAGCCTGTGACATCGTGGTAAGAGACGAAACCACTAACTGACAGCTTGTCGCTGGGTCTAAATGCAGCCGACACACCGTAGGAGTTACTGGAACCTGCGCCTAGTAAAGTGTTAGCTTGTCCAGTACCTACTGCAACAATCTCTGGGTTTGACGTGGAACCCGAGTTGAATAAAGAACCAGCGCCTGCATTATATCCGTGGACATAGGTAGCAGCTAAAGCTAAACGATCGCCAACACTAAAGTTCAATTGTCCTAAAGCAGCATAGTTGCCGTTGGTCAGACCAGAACTAAGATTATTAATACCAGGATCATTAGCTTGTGATGCCAAGTAACCCGCAGTGATTGAGCTATTTCCCAGAATACCGCCACCTTGACCAAGGGGTAGATTGAGCGCTATACCTGCACCGCCACCAATCCGATAGATGGGACTTTCAGAAGCAAAGGTGGATAAAGCACCATTACCACCGTCAGTTTGATCAAAAAAGTAAGGGTTGTTGACGGCTGCGTAATGGCTGTGTCGTCCGCCACTAGCTGCGAGGTAAACTTGAGCTGGACCTATGGGAGCTTCATAAGTCAATCGGTCTATATTGACGCTATTGCCACCATTACCAGCACCGACTTGAAATGTTTGTGTGCCTTCGGCATCAACGCTATTGAGAACATTGAGAGGATTACCAGCGTTATCCCTTAGTGAAAAGGCTTGTGCATTACCGGCTGCGAGACGGGTGTGCAAAACGTCTCTACCAGTGAAGCTGGTTTGTAAGTCTAAACGGACTCTGTTTTGGAAGACAGTATTATTAGCATCGCCTGTGTTACCGCCAAAGGCATCACTAACAGCAAAAATAGCTTCACCGACTAGTTTGGTAGTAGTGGAGAACTGATTAGCTTCCAATTCAGCAGTCCGCGCTTCTAGGGAATCTACGCGACCGCGTAGGGTTGCCAATTCTGCGGAAAATTCTTCTTGTAACCGTTGTAAGGTAGCTAAATCTTGTTTGGTCACCAAGTCAGCTGTTGCTGTGGCAATCAATTCGTTAACTCGATCCAAACAGGCGTTCAAACCAGCCGCAAATTCATAACGGGTTAAAGCACGGTTACCGCGATAAGTAGCATTTGGGTAACCTGCAATACAACCATAGCGCTCAACCAAGGACTGCAATGCTTGGAATGCCCAGTCAGTGGGTTGTACGTCGGAAAATTGAGAAACCGATGTTACTTGAGACTGAGAGTTATTTTGGGTGCCTTCGTTGCTGTAGCGGTTAACTTGGTCTATGGTTGTTTGAGCCAATATTTCTGGCTGTTGGGCAACTTCAGTTACACCTGGTTGTGCGGCTGGTGATACAACAGTTGTTTTGTTTGGAGCCGCAATCGCTGTTGCCGAAACTAACAATGTCGCTCCCAAAACTGCTGGGCTAACCACTAGGGATTTCCACAATATATTAGACATCTTCTCTTTACTCCTCACACCTTGTTTAGATAATTGTATTCGTTGCACCTAAAATCTCAAAAATGCGACATCTCATTGAAACCTGTGGATGAGGCATAGTTGCCACTACTACAATTTTAGTTTTTGCAAAGCTAATAAACGATTAACTTAGGGTTAAAAACTTATGTGATTAACTTATGCAAAAACATATCTTTATATCATAACATTATAAAACATCTGATCTAGATGGCAATATTGGAGCGATCGCCTTAGTAACTGTCACACGTAATTATCTAAATATTTAAGTAAGGAGTAGGCTTTAGGGCATTCGCTCCCTACGCAGGCTAAATTGCTCAAAGCTTAGACACCTCGCAAATTGTCAGTAAAAATCCCTTCTTGCACTTAGCCCTACTAAAATTCGCACACCAATTAAAACACACTGACTCAGCTACACAAATGTGGGCAAAGCTTTCATGCAGAGTAGTTTATCTGCTATTGCGATCGCAAACACCAGCTTATGAATCAAGGGTTTTGAAAACCTCGCACTCCAAAGCGAAACCCCTAGTTGTAGTCTTAAAGCTTGCTACGCACTGCGTCTCTCCTGGCGGTGACTTCCAGTTGCCTAGTGCAAGATGTCAGAATAAATCACTTAGTTAATTTGGGAAATCGCCTGCGCTACATCAAAGTCAGCCTGCGTTAGCCCACCTGCATCATGTGTTGTGAGTGTAATCTTCACTTTGTTGTAGGAAATCTCTATATCTGGATGATGTCCTGCCGACTCAGCAGGCTCCACCAGCTTATTGACAAACTCAATTGCTTGGATAAAATCCTTGAATGTGCGGGTAATTTGCAACTTGGAGCCTTCAACAGTCCAACCTGACAGAACCTTTGCACTTTCTTGAATTTCCGCCTCAGTGAGTAGTTGTGCCATATCAAAAAATTCCTAGTTGCATTATTTGGGCCACATTATATATTTATTTCATTAGATAAAATCCCTTTTATTCTCCATAGAGAAAGGATCGGAGGATCAACTAGAGCATAATGCGTGTGTGTATATTTAAATCAGACTTAATAAATAGATGCTATTGCTCACATCTGGTCAAAACCCAAGGTTTGATGCAAGATATTTTTATTTTTAATCAAAGTTAAATACGTTGGCTTTGGCGCTGCACGCATCGCCACCTAAATTTTCAAAAGCAACCATTGATAAAACAAAAGTTACCCAAAAAAACTATCCGCTCTGAGTTAGATTAGATAATCTATCTCAGAGCGGTCTAGCGGGTCTTCAGGTTGCAACCAGACTGCCGGAAGGAACTCCGAGCTTGCCTAGCTACTTGAGCTAACTTAGTATCTCAAAGATAACTAAGGCTAACTTTTAGAGAACAGCCCCGGCACACAGCCGGCTAACTGCAACCTGATGACCCATGCATTTACTACTTTCTATCATGGGCATCACCTCCTTGTTGCCTAAGCGGTCTTAGTCTCAAAAGGGCAGAGCATTAGCTCCGGGTTTATAACCTTCATCTAAGATAACACATAAATTTAGAGATATTTATTAACGATATATAAAAAAAATAAAAAAATCCCCCACCGAAAGGCGGGGGATGACTGGAGAATGGGGAATATTGACACTTTATTGGGTTATGCCAAAGAGATTATTGAATCTGGTTGATGTCAGTTTTTGGCGACTACAACCCTGATTTAAGTCATGCTCGGCTTTTAATATTAGAGAGCGTTACCGCGAGGTAGAACTTCCTCAGGGAATACAAATTGTTCGTGGGGTTGATCTTGAGGAGCCATCCAAGCGCGGATACCCTCGTTAAGCAAAATGTTTTTGGTATAGAAGGTTTCAAACTCCGGGTCTTCCGCCGCCCGCAATTCTTGGGAGACGAAATCATAAGCCCGCAGGTTGAGTGCCAAACCGACGATGCCGACGGCGCTCATCCACAAGCCT
It includes:
- a CDS encoding iron uptake porin, producing MSNILWKSLVVSPAVLGATLLVSATAIAAPNKTTVVSPAAQPGVTEVAQQPEILAQTTIDQVNRYSNEGTQNNSQSQVTSVSQFSDVQPTDWAFQALQSLVERYGCIAGYPNATYRGNRALTRYEFAAGLNACLDRVNELIATATADLVTKQDLATLQRLQEEFSAELATLRGRVDSLEARTAELEANQFSTTTKLVGEAIFAVSDAFGGNTGDANNTVFQNRVRLDLQTSFTGRDVLHTRLAAGNAQAFSLRDNAGNPLNVLNSVDAEGTQTFQVGAGNGGNSVNIDRLTYEAPIGPAQVYLAASGGRHSHYAAVNNPYFFDQTDGGNGALSTFASESPIYRIGGGAGIALNLPLGQGGGILGNSSITAGYLASQANDPGINNLSSGLTNGNYAALGQLNFSVGDRLALAATYVHGYNAGAGSLFNSGSTSNPEIVAVGTGQANTLLGAGSSNSYGVSAAFRPSDKLSVSGFVSYHDVTGFGADDDYEAWSYGAGVALADFGKQGNVLGFFAGAQPYSFNRTGLPAGVVGNDIPYQFEGFYKYRVSDNISVTPGVIWLTSPGQNSENDDAIIGTLRTTFTF
- a CDS encoding 4a-hydroxytetrahydrobiopterin dehydratase, with the protein product MAQLLTEAEIQESAKVLSGWTVEGSKLQITRTFKDFIQAIEFVNKLVEPAESAGHHPDIEISYNKVKITLTTHDAGGLTQADFDVAQAISQIN